The proteins below are encoded in one region of Drosophila santomea strain STO CAGO 1482 chromosome 2R, Prin_Dsan_1.1, whole genome shotgun sequence:
- the LOC120444366 gene encoding uncharacterized protein LOC120444366 isoform X3, which yields MNLMFRKNFREGASKTGGGGGKLQSKANRTKRSRDMGLVQQPEEIHYRTHLFFSPNRPGYDVGEERCSALSGIPSTPLSSTAPSLALPGNLPYELDIPQPLVDRRPSVSLMRWSSSGPGTECNSNGNSASNSLIRLQQQQQQQQLQQQLQQQLQQQMQQQQQQHLLATATATTLGYADATVATATTTLLAAAAAATRQVNFGGGANSGVTRAEPISLATLDRDCFIIPVHSVDRFLPAGIPLPALSADGKATSPLSVLEVSDPKLCILVHLMSPLEAIDPVMESPLAHPLLKQRSIAAELVTEVQQANTAVGGMLLANMEKSSEFPFISYYLINTLQTDPSSFYAGLRVSSLSKFEPKALKYTAAHTLDLYSEVAAICRPPLVLPSNEVGSFKKSQTAATGYIISVFKVFEGDDGERFEKNWLYWTGARMLYRYLPRAAGLRRIALHKSTSQKGDKMYLLVCECAELLKDISLAAFLIPALRARLCGYTGLYRPIQAF from the exons ATGAATTTAATGTTCCGCAAGAATTTCCGCGAGGGGGCCAGCAAAacgggcggcggcggcggaaaGCTGCAGTCGAAGGCCAACAGGACGAAGCGCTCCCGGGACATGGGACTCGTCCAGCAGCCGGAGGAGATCCACTACAGGACCCACCTCTTCTTCTCGCCCAACCGACCCGGCTACGATGTGGGCGAAG AACGATGTAGCGCCCTGTCAGGCATCCCGAGCACCCCGCTCTCAAGCACCGCCCCCTCGCTGGCCCTGCCCGGCAACCTGCCCTACGAGCTGGACATTCCGCAGCCGCTGGTCGACCGCCGGCCGTCCGTCTCCCTGATGCGCTGGAGCAGCAGCGGACCGGGTACGGagtgcaacagcaacggcaacagcgCCAGTAACAGTTTGATCCgcctgcaacagcagcagcagcagcagcaactacagcagcaactgcagcagcagctgcagcagcaaatgcagcagcagcagcagcaacatctattggcaacagcaacagcaacaacactgGGGTACGCTGATGCAACGGTGGccacggcaacaacaacattgcTAGCGGCCGCAGCTGCAGCCACGCGGCAAG TGAACTTTGGTGGCGGCGCCAACTCGGGAGTCACACGAGCGGAACCTATCTCATTGGCCACCCTGGATCGCGACTGCTTCATCATTCCCGTACACAGTGTGGACCGATTCCTGCCAGCTGGCATTCCT CTGCCCGCCTTAAGTGCCGATGGTAAGGCCACAAGCCCTCTCAGTGTACTTGAAGTCTCCGATCCGAAGCTGTGCATCCTGGTGCACTTGATGAGTCCCCTGGAGGCCATCGATCCGGTGATGGAGTCGCCACTCGCGCATCCGCTGCTCAAGCAGCGCTCCATTGCCGCCGAATTGGTGACCGAAGTGCAGCAGGCCAACACGGCAGTGGGCGGAATGCTGCTGGCCAACATGGAGAAGAGTT CCGAGTTCCCCTTCATCTCGTACTACCTGATCAACACGCTGCAGACGGATCCTTCCAGCTTCTATGCTGGCCTGCGCGTCTCCTCGCTGTCCAAGTTCGAGCCAAAGGCCCTCAA ATACACTGCCGCCCACACACTGGACCTGTACAGCGAAGTGGCGGCCATTTGCCGCCCGCCGCTGGTTTTGCCCTCCAACGAGGTGGGCAGCTTCAAGAAATCGCAGACCGCGGCCACCGGCTACATTATTAGCGTGTTCAAG GTTTTCGAGGGTGACGATGGCGAACGATTCGAAAAGAACTGGCTCTACTGGACTGGAGCCCGGATGTTGTACAG GTACCTGCCACGTGCCGCGGGCCTGAGGCGCATCGCCCTGCACAAGAGCACCTCGCAGAAGGGCGACAAGATGTATCTGCTGGTGTGCGAGTGCGCCGAGCTGCTGAAGGACATCTCGCTGGCCGCCTTCCTGATTCCGGCGCTGCGGGCGAGGCTGTGCGGATACACCGGACTCTATCGACCAATACAGGCCTTCTAG
- the LOC120444366 gene encoding uncharacterized protein LOC120444366 isoform X5, with protein sequence MNLMFRKNFREGASKTGGGGGKLQSKANRTKRSRDMGLVQQPEEIHYRTHLFFSPNRPGYDVGEERCSALSGIPSTPLSSTAPSLALPGNLPYELDIPQPLVDRRPSVSLMRWSSSGPVNFGGGANSGVTRAEPISLATLDRDCFIIPVHSVDRFLPAGIPLPALSADGKATSPLSVLEVSDPKLCILVHLMSPLEAIDPVMESPLAHPLLKQRSIAAELVTEVQQANTAVGGMLLANMEKSSEFPFISYYLINTLQTDPSSFYAGLRVSSLSKFEPKALKYTAAHTLDLYSEVAAICRPPLVLPSNEVGSFKKSQTAATGYIISVFKVFEGDDGERFEKNWLYWTGARMLYRYLPRAAGLRRIALHKSTSQKGDKMYLLVCECAELLKDISLAAFLIPALRARLCGYTGLYRPIQAF encoded by the exons ATGAATTTAATGTTCCGCAAGAATTTCCGCGAGGGGGCCAGCAAAacgggcggcggcggcggaaaGCTGCAGTCGAAGGCCAACAGGACGAAGCGCTCCCGGGACATGGGACTCGTCCAGCAGCCGGAGGAGATCCACTACAGGACCCACCTCTTCTTCTCGCCCAACCGACCCGGCTACGATGTGGGCGAAG AACGATGTAGCGCCCTGTCAGGCATCCCGAGCACCCCGCTCTCAAGCACCGCCCCCTCGCTGGCCCTGCCCGGCAACCTGCCCTACGAGCTGGACATTCCGCAGCCGCTGGTCGACCGCCGGCCGTCCGTCTCCCTGATGCGCTGGAGCAGCAGCGGACCGG TGAACTTTGGTGGCGGCGCCAACTCGGGAGTCACACGAGCGGAACCTATCTCATTGGCCACCCTGGATCGCGACTGCTTCATCATTCCCGTACACAGTGTGGACCGATTCCTGCCAGCTGGCATTCCT CTGCCCGCCTTAAGTGCCGATGGTAAGGCCACAAGCCCTCTCAGTGTACTTGAAGTCTCCGATCCGAAGCTGTGCATCCTGGTGCACTTGATGAGTCCCCTGGAGGCCATCGATCCGGTGATGGAGTCGCCACTCGCGCATCCGCTGCTCAAGCAGCGCTCCATTGCCGCCGAATTGGTGACCGAAGTGCAGCAGGCCAACACGGCAGTGGGCGGAATGCTGCTGGCCAACATGGAGAAGAGTT CCGAGTTCCCCTTCATCTCGTACTACCTGATCAACACGCTGCAGACGGATCCTTCCAGCTTCTATGCTGGCCTGCGCGTCTCCTCGCTGTCCAAGTTCGAGCCAAAGGCCCTCAA ATACACTGCCGCCCACACACTGGACCTGTACAGCGAAGTGGCGGCCATTTGCCGCCCGCCGCTGGTTTTGCCCTCCAACGAGGTGGGCAGCTTCAAGAAATCGCAGACCGCGGCCACCGGCTACATTATTAGCGTGTTCAAG GTTTTCGAGGGTGACGATGGCGAACGATTCGAAAAGAACTGGCTCTACTGGACTGGAGCCCGGATGTTGTACAG GTACCTGCCACGTGCCGCGGGCCTGAGGCGCATCGCCCTGCACAAGAGCACCTCGCAGAAGGGCGACAAGATGTATCTGCTGGTGTGCGAGTGCGCCGAGCTGCTGAAGGACATCTCGCTGGCCGCCTTCCTGATTCCGGCGCTGCGGGCGAGGCTGTGCGGATACACCGGACTCTATCGACCAATACAGGCCTTCTAG
- the LOC120444366 gene encoding uncharacterized protein LOC120444366 isoform X8, producing MSERGSGGAVTGGRHARVSPTPGRGSKIAYTPCPRSEPPQDLALAVPPPPRNCLAIPMSSLQTANGPGTKVNFGGGANSGVTRAEPISLATLDRDCFIIPVHSVDRFLPAGIPLPALSADGKATSPLSVLEVSDPKLCILVHLMSPLEAIDPVMESPLAHPLLKQRSIAAELVTEVQQANTAVGGMLLANMEKSSEFPFISYYLINTLQTDPSSFYAGLRVSSLSKFEPKALKYTAAHTLDLYSEVAAICRPPLVLPSNEVGSFKKSQTAATGYIISVFKVFEGDDGERFEKNWLYWTGARMLYRYLPRAAGLRRIALHKSTSQKGDKMYLLVCECAELLKDISLAAFLIPALRARLCGYTGLYRPIQAF from the exons ATGAGCGAACGGGGCAGCGGGGGAGCGGTGACAGGGGGGCGTCATGCTCGCGTCAGTCCAACGCCAGGACGTGGCAGCAagattgcgtatacgccgtgtCCGCGCTCCGAACCGCCGCAGGATCTGGCGCTCGCCGTTCCGCCGCCGCCGCGCAATTGCCTGGCCATCCCGATGTCCTCGCTGCAGACGGCCAACGGACCCGGCACAAAAG TGAACTTTGGTGGCGGCGCCAACTCGGGAGTCACACGAGCGGAACCTATCTCATTGGCCACCCTGGATCGCGACTGCTTCATCATTCCCGTACACAGTGTGGACCGATTCCTGCCAGCTGGCATTCCT CTGCCCGCCTTAAGTGCCGATGGTAAGGCCACAAGCCCTCTCAGTGTACTTGAAGTCTCCGATCCGAAGCTGTGCATCCTGGTGCACTTGATGAGTCCCCTGGAGGCCATCGATCCGGTGATGGAGTCGCCACTCGCGCATCCGCTGCTCAAGCAGCGCTCCATTGCCGCCGAATTGGTGACCGAAGTGCAGCAGGCCAACACGGCAGTGGGCGGAATGCTGCTGGCCAACATGGAGAAGAGTT CCGAGTTCCCCTTCATCTCGTACTACCTGATCAACACGCTGCAGACGGATCCTTCCAGCTTCTATGCTGGCCTGCGCGTCTCCTCGCTGTCCAAGTTCGAGCCAAAGGCCCTCAA ATACACTGCCGCCCACACACTGGACCTGTACAGCGAAGTGGCGGCCATTTGCCGCCCGCCGCTGGTTTTGCCCTCCAACGAGGTGGGCAGCTTCAAGAAATCGCAGACCGCGGCCACCGGCTACATTATTAGCGTGTTCAAG GTTTTCGAGGGTGACGATGGCGAACGATTCGAAAAGAACTGGCTCTACTGGACTGGAGCCCGGATGTTGTACAG GTACCTGCCACGTGCCGCGGGCCTGAGGCGCATCGCCCTGCACAAGAGCACCTCGCAGAAGGGCGACAAGATGTATCTGCTGGTGTGCGAGTGCGCCGAGCTGCTGAAGGACATCTCGCTGGCCGCCTTCCTGATTCCGGCGCTGCGGGCGAGGCTGTGCGGATACACCGGACTCTATCGACCAATACAGGCCTTCTAG
- the LOC120444366 gene encoding uncharacterized protein LOC120444366 isoform X2, with protein sequence MSERGSGGAVTGGRHARVSPTPGRGSKIAYTPCPRSEPPQDLALAVPPPPRNCLAIPMSSLQTANGPGTKERCSALSGIPSTPLSSTAPSLALPGNLPYELDIPQPLVDRRPSVSLMRWSSSGPGTECNSNGNSASNSLIRLQQQQQQQQLQQQLQQQLQQQMQQQQQQHLLATATATTLGYADATVATATTTLLAAAAAATRQVNFGGGANSGVTRAEPISLATLDRDCFIIPVHSVDRFLPAGIPLPALSADGKATSPLSVLEVSDPKLCILVHLMSPLEAIDPVMESPLAHPLLKQRSIAAELVTEVQQANTAVGGMLLANMEKSSEFPFISYYLINTLQTDPSSFYAGLRVSSLSKFEPKALKYTAAHTLDLYSEVAAICRPPLVLPSNEVGSFKKSQTAATGYIISVFKVFEGDDGERFEKNWLYWTGARMLYRYLPRAAGLRRIALHKSTSQKGDKMYLLVCECAELLKDISLAAFLIPALRARLCGYTGLYRPIQAF encoded by the exons ATGAGCGAACGGGGCAGCGGGGGAGCGGTGACAGGGGGGCGTCATGCTCGCGTCAGTCCAACGCCAGGACGTGGCAGCAagattgcgtatacgccgtgtCCGCGCTCCGAACCGCCGCAGGATCTGGCGCTCGCCGTTCCGCCGCCGCCGCGCAATTGCCTGGCCATCCCGATGTCCTCGCTGCAGACGGCCAACGGACCCGGCACAAAAG AACGATGTAGCGCCCTGTCAGGCATCCCGAGCACCCCGCTCTCAAGCACCGCCCCCTCGCTGGCCCTGCCCGGCAACCTGCCCTACGAGCTGGACATTCCGCAGCCGCTGGTCGACCGCCGGCCGTCCGTCTCCCTGATGCGCTGGAGCAGCAGCGGACCGGGTACGGagtgcaacagcaacggcaacagcgCCAGTAACAGTTTGATCCgcctgcaacagcagcagcagcagcagcaactacagcagcaactgcagcagcagctgcagcagcaaatgcagcagcagcagcagcaacatctattggcaacagcaacagcaacaacactgGGGTACGCTGATGCAACGGTGGccacggcaacaacaacattgcTAGCGGCCGCAGCTGCAGCCACGCGGCAAG TGAACTTTGGTGGCGGCGCCAACTCGGGAGTCACACGAGCGGAACCTATCTCATTGGCCACCCTGGATCGCGACTGCTTCATCATTCCCGTACACAGTGTGGACCGATTCCTGCCAGCTGGCATTCCT CTGCCCGCCTTAAGTGCCGATGGTAAGGCCACAAGCCCTCTCAGTGTACTTGAAGTCTCCGATCCGAAGCTGTGCATCCTGGTGCACTTGATGAGTCCCCTGGAGGCCATCGATCCGGTGATGGAGTCGCCACTCGCGCATCCGCTGCTCAAGCAGCGCTCCATTGCCGCCGAATTGGTGACCGAAGTGCAGCAGGCCAACACGGCAGTGGGCGGAATGCTGCTGGCCAACATGGAGAAGAGTT CCGAGTTCCCCTTCATCTCGTACTACCTGATCAACACGCTGCAGACGGATCCTTCCAGCTTCTATGCTGGCCTGCGCGTCTCCTCGCTGTCCAAGTTCGAGCCAAAGGCCCTCAA ATACACTGCCGCCCACACACTGGACCTGTACAGCGAAGTGGCGGCCATTTGCCGCCCGCCGCTGGTTTTGCCCTCCAACGAGGTGGGCAGCTTCAAGAAATCGCAGACCGCGGCCACCGGCTACATTATTAGCGTGTTCAAG GTTTTCGAGGGTGACGATGGCGAACGATTCGAAAAGAACTGGCTCTACTGGACTGGAGCCCGGATGTTGTACAG GTACCTGCCACGTGCCGCGGGCCTGAGGCGCATCGCCCTGCACAAGAGCACCTCGCAGAAGGGCGACAAGATGTATCTGCTGGTGTGCGAGTGCGCCGAGCTGCTGAAGGACATCTCGCTGGCCGCCTTCCTGATTCCGGCGCTGCGGGCGAGGCTGTGCGGATACACCGGACTCTATCGACCAATACAGGCCTTCTAG
- the LOC120444366 gene encoding uncharacterized protein LOC120444366 isoform X4, with protein sequence MLASVQRQDVAARLRIRRVRAPNRRRIWRSPFRRRRAIAWPSRCPRCRRPTDPAQKNFREGASKTGGGGGKLQSKANRTKRSRDMGLVQQPEEIHYRTHLFFSPNRPGYDVGEERCSALSGIPSTPLSSTAPSLALPGNLPYELDIPQPLVDRRPSVSLMRWSSSGPVNFGGGANSGVTRAEPISLATLDRDCFIIPVHSVDRFLPAGIPLPALSADGKATSPLSVLEVSDPKLCILVHLMSPLEAIDPVMESPLAHPLLKQRSIAAELVTEVQQANTAVGGMLLANMEKSSEFPFISYYLINTLQTDPSSFYAGLRVSSLSKFEPKALKYTAAHTLDLYSEVAAICRPPLVLPSNEVGSFKKSQTAATGYIISVFKVFEGDDGERFEKNWLYWTGARMLYRYLPRAAGLRRIALHKSTSQKGDKMYLLVCECAELLKDISLAAFLIPALRARLCGYTGLYRPIQAF encoded by the exons ATGCTCGCGTCAGTCCAACGCCAGGACGTGGCAGCAagattgcgtatacgccgtgtCCGCGCTCCGAACCGCCGCAGGATCTGGCGCTCGCCGTTCCGCCGCCGCCGCGCAATTGCCTGGCCATCCCGATGTCCTCGCTGCAGACGGCCAACGGACCCGGCACAAAAG AATTTCCGCGAGGGGGCCAGCAAAacgggcggcggcggcggaaaGCTGCAGTCGAAGGCCAACAGGACGAAGCGCTCCCGGGACATGGGACTCGTCCAGCAGCCGGAGGAGATCCACTACAGGACCCACCTCTTCTTCTCGCCCAACCGACCCGGCTACGATGTGGGCGAAG AACGATGTAGCGCCCTGTCAGGCATCCCGAGCACCCCGCTCTCAAGCACCGCCCCCTCGCTGGCCCTGCCCGGCAACCTGCCCTACGAGCTGGACATTCCGCAGCCGCTGGTCGACCGCCGGCCGTCCGTCTCCCTGATGCGCTGGAGCAGCAGCGGACCGG TGAACTTTGGTGGCGGCGCCAACTCGGGAGTCACACGAGCGGAACCTATCTCATTGGCCACCCTGGATCGCGACTGCTTCATCATTCCCGTACACAGTGTGGACCGATTCCTGCCAGCTGGCATTCCT CTGCCCGCCTTAAGTGCCGATGGTAAGGCCACAAGCCCTCTCAGTGTACTTGAAGTCTCCGATCCGAAGCTGTGCATCCTGGTGCACTTGATGAGTCCCCTGGAGGCCATCGATCCGGTGATGGAGTCGCCACTCGCGCATCCGCTGCTCAAGCAGCGCTCCATTGCCGCCGAATTGGTGACCGAAGTGCAGCAGGCCAACACGGCAGTGGGCGGAATGCTGCTGGCCAACATGGAGAAGAGTT CCGAGTTCCCCTTCATCTCGTACTACCTGATCAACACGCTGCAGACGGATCCTTCCAGCTTCTATGCTGGCCTGCGCGTCTCCTCGCTGTCCAAGTTCGAGCCAAAGGCCCTCAA ATACACTGCCGCCCACACACTGGACCTGTACAGCGAAGTGGCGGCCATTTGCCGCCCGCCGCTGGTTTTGCCCTCCAACGAGGTGGGCAGCTTCAAGAAATCGCAGACCGCGGCCACCGGCTACATTATTAGCGTGTTCAAG GTTTTCGAGGGTGACGATGGCGAACGATTCGAAAAGAACTGGCTCTACTGGACTGGAGCCCGGATGTTGTACAG GTACCTGCCACGTGCCGCGGGCCTGAGGCGCATCGCCCTGCACAAGAGCACCTCGCAGAAGGGCGACAAGATGTATCTGCTGGTGTGCGAGTGCGCCGAGCTGCTGAAGGACATCTCGCTGGCCGCCTTCCTGATTCCGGCGCTGCGGGCGAGGCTGTGCGGATACACCGGACTCTATCGACCAATACAGGCCTTCTAG
- the LOC120444366 gene encoding uncharacterized protein LOC120444366 isoform X6, translated as MLASVQRQDVAARLRIRRVRAPNRRRIWRSPFRRRRAIAWPSRCPRCRRPTDPAQKNFREGASKTGGGGGKLQSKANRTKRSRDMGLVQQPEEIHYRTHLFFSPNRPGYDVGEVNFGGGANSGVTRAEPISLATLDRDCFIIPVHSVDRFLPAGIPLPALSADGKATSPLSVLEVSDPKLCILVHLMSPLEAIDPVMESPLAHPLLKQRSIAAELVTEVQQANTAVGGMLLANMEKSSEFPFISYYLINTLQTDPSSFYAGLRVSSLSKFEPKALKYTAAHTLDLYSEVAAICRPPLVLPSNEVGSFKKSQTAATGYIISVFKVFEGDDGERFEKNWLYWTGARMLYRYLPRAAGLRRIALHKSTSQKGDKMYLLVCECAELLKDISLAAFLIPALRARLCGYTGLYRPIQAF; from the exons ATGCTCGCGTCAGTCCAACGCCAGGACGTGGCAGCAagattgcgtatacgccgtgtCCGCGCTCCGAACCGCCGCAGGATCTGGCGCTCGCCGTTCCGCCGCCGCCGCGCAATTGCCTGGCCATCCCGATGTCCTCGCTGCAGACGGCCAACGGACCCGGCACAAAAG AATTTCCGCGAGGGGGCCAGCAAAacgggcggcggcggcggaaaGCTGCAGTCGAAGGCCAACAGGACGAAGCGCTCCCGGGACATGGGACTCGTCCAGCAGCCGGAGGAGATCCACTACAGGACCCACCTCTTCTTCTCGCCCAACCGACCCGGCTACGATGTGGGCGAAG TGAACTTTGGTGGCGGCGCCAACTCGGGAGTCACACGAGCGGAACCTATCTCATTGGCCACCCTGGATCGCGACTGCTTCATCATTCCCGTACACAGTGTGGACCGATTCCTGCCAGCTGGCATTCCT CTGCCCGCCTTAAGTGCCGATGGTAAGGCCACAAGCCCTCTCAGTGTACTTGAAGTCTCCGATCCGAAGCTGTGCATCCTGGTGCACTTGATGAGTCCCCTGGAGGCCATCGATCCGGTGATGGAGTCGCCACTCGCGCATCCGCTGCTCAAGCAGCGCTCCATTGCCGCCGAATTGGTGACCGAAGTGCAGCAGGCCAACACGGCAGTGGGCGGAATGCTGCTGGCCAACATGGAGAAGAGTT CCGAGTTCCCCTTCATCTCGTACTACCTGATCAACACGCTGCAGACGGATCCTTCCAGCTTCTATGCTGGCCTGCGCGTCTCCTCGCTGTCCAAGTTCGAGCCAAAGGCCCTCAA ATACACTGCCGCCCACACACTGGACCTGTACAGCGAAGTGGCGGCCATTTGCCGCCCGCCGCTGGTTTTGCCCTCCAACGAGGTGGGCAGCTTCAAGAAATCGCAGACCGCGGCCACCGGCTACATTATTAGCGTGTTCAAG GTTTTCGAGGGTGACGATGGCGAACGATTCGAAAAGAACTGGCTCTACTGGACTGGAGCCCGGATGTTGTACAG GTACCTGCCACGTGCCGCGGGCCTGAGGCGCATCGCCCTGCACAAGAGCACCTCGCAGAAGGGCGACAAGATGTATCTGCTGGTGTGCGAGTGCGCCGAGCTGCTGAAGGACATCTCGCTGGCCGCCTTCCTGATTCCGGCGCTGCGGGCGAGGCTGTGCGGATACACCGGACTCTATCGACCAATACAGGCCTTCTAG
- the LOC120444366 gene encoding uncharacterized protein LOC120444366 isoform X7 produces the protein MCQKAVQKAWEMNKFQMSMDFEPTVLDCERTNTKRTKLANLMHWLRKLNECPPEPLKCDYMMNFGGGANSGVTRAEPISLATLDRDCFIIPVHSVDRFLPAGIPLPALSADGKATSPLSVLEVSDPKLCILVHLMSPLEAIDPVMESPLAHPLLKQRSIAAELVTEVQQANTAVGGMLLANMEKSSEFPFISYYLINTLQTDPSSFYAGLRVSSLSKFEPKALKYTAAHTLDLYSEVAAICRPPLVLPSNEVGSFKKSQTAATGYIISVFKVFEGDDGERFEKNWLYWTGARMLYRYLPRAAGLRRIALHKSTSQKGDKMYLLVCECAELLKDISLAAFLIPALRARLCGYTGLYRPIQAF, from the exons ATGTGTCAGAAGGCAGTGCAAAAAGCGTGGGAGATGAATAAATTCCAGATGAGTATGGACTTTGAGCCAACTGTTCTCGATTGCGAAAGAACCAATACGAAGCGCACCAAATTGGCCAACCTGATGCACTGGCTCAGAAAGCTCAACGAATGCCCCCCGGAGCCCCTGAAGTGCGACTATATGA TGAACTTTGGTGGCGGCGCCAACTCGGGAGTCACACGAGCGGAACCTATCTCATTGGCCACCCTGGATCGCGACTGCTTCATCATTCCCGTACACAGTGTGGACCGATTCCTGCCAGCTGGCATTCCT CTGCCCGCCTTAAGTGCCGATGGTAAGGCCACAAGCCCTCTCAGTGTACTTGAAGTCTCCGATCCGAAGCTGTGCATCCTGGTGCACTTGATGAGTCCCCTGGAGGCCATCGATCCGGTGATGGAGTCGCCACTCGCGCATCCGCTGCTCAAGCAGCGCTCCATTGCCGCCGAATTGGTGACCGAAGTGCAGCAGGCCAACACGGCAGTGGGCGGAATGCTGCTGGCCAACATGGAGAAGAGTT CCGAGTTCCCCTTCATCTCGTACTACCTGATCAACACGCTGCAGACGGATCCTTCCAGCTTCTATGCTGGCCTGCGCGTCTCCTCGCTGTCCAAGTTCGAGCCAAAGGCCCTCAA ATACACTGCCGCCCACACACTGGACCTGTACAGCGAAGTGGCGGCCATTTGCCGCCCGCCGCTGGTTTTGCCCTCCAACGAGGTGGGCAGCTTCAAGAAATCGCAGACCGCGGCCACCGGCTACATTATTAGCGTGTTCAAG GTTTTCGAGGGTGACGATGGCGAACGATTCGAAAAGAACTGGCTCTACTGGACTGGAGCCCGGATGTTGTACAG GTACCTGCCACGTGCCGCGGGCCTGAGGCGCATCGCCCTGCACAAGAGCACCTCGCAGAAGGGCGACAAGATGTATCTGCTGGTGTGCGAGTGCGCCGAGCTGCTGAAGGACATCTCGCTGGCCGCCTTCCTGATTCCGGCGCTGCGGGCGAGGCTGTGCGGATACACCGGACTCTATCGACCAATACAGGCCTTCTAG
- the LOC120444366 gene encoding uncharacterized protein LOC120444366 isoform X9: MNLMFRKNFREGASKTGGGGGKLQSKANRTKRSRDMGLVQQPEEIHYRTHLFFSPNRPGYDVGEVNFGGGANSGVTRAEPISLATLDRDCFIIPVHSVDRFLPAGIPLPALSADGKATSPLSVLEVSDPKLCILVHLMSPLEAIDPVMESPLAHPLLKQRSIAAELVTEVQQANTAVGGMLLANMEKSSEFPFISYYLINTLQTDPSSFYAGLRVSSLSKFEPKALKYTAAHTLDLYSEVAAICRPPLVLPSNEVGSFKKSQTAATGYIISVFKVFEGDDGERFEKNWLYWTGARMLYRYLPRAAGLRRIALHKSTSQKGDKMYLLVCECAELLKDISLAAFLIPALRARLCGYTGLYRPIQAF; this comes from the exons ATGAATTTAATGTTCCGCAAGAATTTCCGCGAGGGGGCCAGCAAAacgggcggcggcggcggaaaGCTGCAGTCGAAGGCCAACAGGACGAAGCGCTCCCGGGACATGGGACTCGTCCAGCAGCCGGAGGAGATCCACTACAGGACCCACCTCTTCTTCTCGCCCAACCGACCCGGCTACGATGTGGGCGAAG TGAACTTTGGTGGCGGCGCCAACTCGGGAGTCACACGAGCGGAACCTATCTCATTGGCCACCCTGGATCGCGACTGCTTCATCATTCCCGTACACAGTGTGGACCGATTCCTGCCAGCTGGCATTCCT CTGCCCGCCTTAAGTGCCGATGGTAAGGCCACAAGCCCTCTCAGTGTACTTGAAGTCTCCGATCCGAAGCTGTGCATCCTGGTGCACTTGATGAGTCCCCTGGAGGCCATCGATCCGGTGATGGAGTCGCCACTCGCGCATCCGCTGCTCAAGCAGCGCTCCATTGCCGCCGAATTGGTGACCGAAGTGCAGCAGGCCAACACGGCAGTGGGCGGAATGCTGCTGGCCAACATGGAGAAGAGTT CCGAGTTCCCCTTCATCTCGTACTACCTGATCAACACGCTGCAGACGGATCCTTCCAGCTTCTATGCTGGCCTGCGCGTCTCCTCGCTGTCCAAGTTCGAGCCAAAGGCCCTCAA ATACACTGCCGCCCACACACTGGACCTGTACAGCGAAGTGGCGGCCATTTGCCGCCCGCCGCTGGTTTTGCCCTCCAACGAGGTGGGCAGCTTCAAGAAATCGCAGACCGCGGCCACCGGCTACATTATTAGCGTGTTCAAG GTTTTCGAGGGTGACGATGGCGAACGATTCGAAAAGAACTGGCTCTACTGGACTGGAGCCCGGATGTTGTACAG GTACCTGCCACGTGCCGCGGGCCTGAGGCGCATCGCCCTGCACAAGAGCACCTCGCAGAAGGGCGACAAGATGTATCTGCTGGTGTGCGAGTGCGCCGAGCTGCTGAAGGACATCTCGCTGGCCGCCTTCCTGATTCCGGCGCTGCGGGCGAGGCTGTGCGGATACACCGGACTCTATCGACCAATACAGGCCTTCTAG